A window of Vicinamibacteria bacterium genomic DNA:
GTGGTGCAGGCGCCCGATGGAAGGTTCTGGACGCCGAATGGCCGCCATCGTCTCGCCGCCGCGAAAGTGCTCGGGCTGCGGTCGGTGACCGCGCTGGTCTGTCCCGACGAAGATCTGGCTTTTCGCATCCTGGCACTCAACACCGAGAAGGCGCACAACTTGAAGGACCGAAGCCTCGAGGTCATCCGCATGGCGAGGGAGCTCGCCCTCAGGCGGCCGCGCTCGAAAGAAACGGACTACGAGAGCGAGCTCGAGGAGCCCGCGCTCATCACGCTCGGGATCGTCTACCAGAGTCACGGCCGCTTCGCCGGAAGCCCGTATTTTTCTTTTCTGCGAAAGCTCGATCGGTTCCAGACCAAGACGCTTCCCAAGAGCCTGTCGGAACGCGAGGGGTTTGCCGCGCGTCTGCTCGAGATCGACGAAAGCGTCAAGGAGATCGTGGAAGCGCTCAAGAAGCGGGGGTTTCGCTCCCCTTATCTGCGCAACTACGTCGTCGCTAGGATCAACCCGGTACGTTTCCACCGGGCGAGGAAGGGCGACTCGACGCCTCCCATGGCGATGGGCGCGGCGCTCACGCGCATGGCGGCCGCGGCGAAGAAGTTCGACACGTCGTCGGTGCGCGAGCAAGACCTGGCGCTCGTCGCCGCCGTCTCCTCGGCCGAGTAGATACGGGTACGTCTTCTGCCGGGGGAATTGGAAGGAGAAAGAGGTCTAGCGATGGGTCGGGGTTAATTGACTCCCACGGCATCCCAGCCAGCCGCCACGGTCTGCTCCTCGACGCTCCCCTCGCCATAGAGCTCGCGCGCGGCGACGAGCGTCGCCTCCCGAGCCTGACTGAAATTGGAGCTCGGGACGAGGTAGAAGACGAACGCGCGATAGAAGATCGATTCGATGCGTTCCATCTCGTCCATCCCCAGGCCCTCGACCTCGATGCCCGACGTTTCGTTCGTTCCGCCCTCGACCATGAGGTAGAAAGCGTGGTTGGCGATGCTCGAGTTGATGTGGACCCCGCCATTGTCCCCTTCCGCGTCCGGGGTGCAGATCGGGGGAAGACACCGCTCGCTGTAGTGGTCGGGATATGGCAATTGCACCCCACCGAGCTGGAAGCCGATGCTCGCGGGATCCTCCAATGA
This region includes:
- a CDS encoding ParB N-terminal domain-containing protein, with the translated sequence MAQTPKEKKKAKRKASASRKRLVPRKEQRGVLGDEARLDVEDPSLAPIAARVKELGGAAVGAYREPLSGKPILVAVLPIKVVEPTPFQRDLSPTHTKRLAQRIEETGVFLDPLIVVQAPDGRFWTPNGRHRLAAAKVLGLRSVTALVCPDEDLAFRILALNTEKAHNLKDRSLEVIRMARELALRRPRSKETDYESELEEPALITLGIVYQSHGRFAGSPYFSFLRKLDRFQTKTLPKSLSEREGFAARLLEIDESVKEIVEALKKRGFRSPYLRNYVVARINPVRFHRARKGDSTPPMAMGAALTRMAAAAKKFDTSSVREQDLALVAAVSSAE
- a CDS encoding M4 family metallopeptidase is translated as HGREGIDDEGLAAINFVHIFSQGFGYNNAFYNPDNNSMNYGDGDGEVFNFFSSSLEVVAHELTHGVTDFSSELIYLNESGALNEAFSDIMGTSVEFFFEEEGDERQTADWLLGEDLYYDFGPYFRSLEDPASIGFQLGGVQLPYPDHYSERCLPPICTPDAEGDNGGVHINSSIANHAFYLMVEGGTNETSGIEVEGLGMDEMERIESIFYRAFVFYLVPSSNFSQAREATLVAARELYGEGSVEEQTVAAGWDAVGVN